Genomic window (Streptomyces yatensis):
GCGAGCAGCACCAGAACCAGCGGCCCGGTACAGCGAACAGCAGCTACAAGGGCTGGGCGAGGGTCTCGCAGCAGCCGAGGGGCCTTGCCGCCGCCCCGAGATGGCTTCCGGCCGCGGCACGCCGGGCCGCCGCGATCCTTGGACCGCACGCTCTGCAGCGGGCTGTCCCCGCCGACCGCCTCAGCCCCTTCGACCCGGACGGGCAGCACACGCTCGGCTTGGTCCAGGACGTCGGACCATACGCCGCCGAACACCTTCAGAGAGGCCCACTCCAGTCAAGGGCGTCGGCCACAGGCCCGCGTGCGACTGGACCCGCCGTTCACCACAGCGGTGGTCGAGCATGATGGCACGCGGCGTCGAGCCGCCGCCGGGCATGGTCCACGGTGCCGAACCGGCCACCGTCCAGGGGGGCGGTGTGCACGGCCAACGCAACGCGAACCAGGCCGCGCCCGGCCCCAACTTGGGAAACATCACCCGAGCCTGTGCGGATTGGCAGGCCGGGCGGACACCTTCCACTCCATGCGCGTGGGTGCGGGAGCGGCGGGCAGCACGGAGCCCTCGACGTCGTAGTCCTCGGTGAGGTGACGCGTGAAACGGTGCAGTGTCGCCACTCGCTACGACAGGCACGGCTACGTCTTTCTCGGCGCCGCCACCGCGTCGGCTCGCACCATCTGGCTTCGCATGTGAACTGCTACCCGCCCCGGCAGAGCCGTCGATGTGCCGTTCGGCGTCACCAAGGCCGCTACGGCCGGAGGACCTCGATCTCCAGCTCGGGATCGAACCCGGAGTCCGCGGCGACCCTGCGAGCGAACTCGCGGACACCCGCGAGCTGGCGTTCTCCGAAGGAGAAGTCGAGAGCCTCGGTGTAGTAGTGGCGCAAAGCCTGCTCGTCGAACGCCTCCCACCGGGCAGCCTGCTCGCACACCTTGTCGACCTCGGCCATCGAGAGATCCCGGGACTCCAGGAAAGCCCGGTGCACTTCGCGCACGATGTGAGGATTCCGCTCCAGGTAGTCCTTGCGGACGGCCCAGGCCGCGAAAACGAACGGCAGACCGGTCCACTCCTTCCACATCTCGCCCAGGTCGTACACCCGCAGTCCCAGATCCTCGGCCTGGTGGAGGTAGGCGCGCAGCGCGGCGTCACCGATGACAACCGCGGCTTCCGCGTCCTGCATCATCACCGGCAGGTCCGGCGGGCAGGTGAAGTACTCCGGGCGGACTCCTTCGCGCTCCTCCAGCAGAAGTCGGGCCAGGCGAACCGACGAGCGCGAGGTGGAGCCCAGGGCGACCCGGCGCCCGTCCAACTCGTGCAGCGGGACCTGGCTGACGATCAGGCAGGAGGTCACCGCACCGTCGCTGCCCACCGCGATGTCCGGGAGCAGCACCAGGTCGTCGGCGTGCTTGAGGTACTCCATGCAGGCGATCGGGCCGATGTCCAGGCTTCCTTCGACCAGGAGGCTGCTCAGCCGGTCCGGAGTGTCCTTGGTCAACTCCAGGTCGAGCAGGCTGCCGGTGCGGGCCAGGCCCCAGTAGATCGGCAGACAGTTGAGGAACTGGATGTGCCCGACTCTGGGGCGCTTTGCCGGCTGACGCAGTACGCGAGGTACGTGAGACATCTCCACTCCCCCAGGCTAGTACTTCCCATTCTGTCCATTGCCCGCACGTGGCCCGGCGCATTGCGCTGCACGGATGAACGCGCCGCGCGAGCAGGGACGGTGCGGTGCCTGATCCCGGTTCATGTGTGGGCGCAAGTCCTCCGTTGCACGGGTGGCCGGCCGATCCGCTGGACGGATGTCTCGTCGCCGTTCCATTGCGGCCATGCGACTTCTGCGGTGCTCGACGATCCGTACCGCGCGAAATGTGCCCAGCTCTTGCGGAGCGTCCTGCCTTGGCCTCGACGGTGGCCCAGTCGGTGTTGCCCCGCATCGGGCTCCCTGCCCACGCCTCGCGTCTCCCCAGCAGGAAGGGCATCTCGATGCCGTGCAACCGCGCCGAGGCCGGCCTCCGACGGCGACCAGCCGAACTCGTACAGGAAGGCCGTTCCGCCGGTGTCGAGGACCTGTTGCCCGATCTCGTGCGCCGGCTCGATGAACACCCTGCGGGATATCTCCGCCACGGCTTCCTCGGGAATGGGGGAAGGGGCGCCGAGGGCGAATGCCTCGCCCTCGGCGGAGGTGTAGCCGATGACCAGGTCCGGCATGGGCTCGGAGCCGGAGGTCCGTTGGTTCGTTTCGGGGTCGGCGAACGGGGCCCTCAGTGCGGGCCGGAAGGGCACCGGTGTGGGTGCACGGTGGCGGGTACATGACCGGTGGCGGCACCCTCCCCATGTACGACGGGGGACGGCTCGCCGCCGACGGCGATGTCGTCGTCTCGATCGACTACCGGCTGGGCGCACTGGGTTACCTGGTCCACAAAGGAGTCAGCGACGGCAACCTCGGCCTGTACGACCAGATCCTCGCGCTGGAATGGGTTCACGACAACATCGCCGCGTTCGGCGGCGATCCGGCGAACATCACCGTCTTCGGCCGGTCTGCCGGCGCGAGTTCGGCCATCGCGCTCCTGTCGGTCCCCCGCAGCCTGCGACTGATCCGCCGGGTGACGCACAGAGCGCGCCGACTCTGGCGACGCTCCCCACCCTCGACGGGGCACGCGCGGCCGGGCCCCACATCGTCGAGGCGGCCCGCGGCGACCTGAGGACACTCCCGGTGCGGCAGATCCTCGACGCCCAGGCCCGCACCGCGCAGTGGAACGCCGACATGTCGCAGAGGCCGGGACCGGTCGGCTCCCGGTGAGACCGGGTGTGGTGATCGCCAGGTAGAGGCAGTCCTCGGACTGCGGGGGCTCGTTCCACTGCGGGCCGAAGACCGGTTCCAGGCGGGACGGCAGCTGCGGGCAGATCGGGCCCGGCCGGGTCGCGTCGACGGTGCCGGCGTGCCGCTCGGCGCGGACCGGCTGCGCGAACCCGTTCGGCCGTGCCGTAGCGGATGCCGGGAAACCGCAGCAACTGGTCCGCTCCGCGGATGCCGGTGACGGGCCCGGACACCGGGCCGGCGGGAACGGATCCGGTGTCCACGGTGGTTGTCATCGGTCGGCTCCTTGTCGTCCAGTTGAGGGGGAGGTGGCTGGGTTGTTGAGGGGCAGGCGTGGGGCGGGACACGGTTCGCTCATGCGAGTGCGGTGCGGCGGCGGCCGGCCAGCAGCAGAACGGCCGTACCTGCCACCGGCAGCGCCGTCAGTACGAGGAACACCGTGGACAGGCTCGCCACCCCGCCGAGGCCGCCGACCAGGGCGGCACCGGCGCTGGCTCCGATGAGGAACACCAGCGTCGCCACTCCGATGGCGACGCCGCGCTCGGCGCCGGTCACGGCTCGTCGACGGCCGACATCATGGCGGGCTGTCCCAGTCCGAAGCCCACGGTGATGAGCCCCACACCCAGCGCGAGCAGTGCCGGCGAGTCCGTGGCGGTGCCGCGGCGACGAGCAGTGCCAAGGCCGCGATGGAGCACGCGACGGCGATGGCGCGCCGTGCGCCCAGCCGGGCGAGCGCCCTGCGGCAGAACCACGGCGCCACCCGGCCGACGGCCGCGGCGGGGTCCAGCCCCAGCCCGCGGCCGCGGTGGGTACCCCGACGAGCAGCGCGAACCAGCCGGCCGGGATAGCGGCGGCCGGCGGGTCGCGGTGACCGGCAAGCACTGCGAAAGCGAGGCGACGCTGCGCAGGGTGCGGCACCTGTTCGTCAACCGGGCCAACACGTGCGCGGCCTTGCGGAAGCTCGTGAACGCCACCTTCGCCGTCCGCGA
Coding sequences:
- a CDS encoding menaquinone biosynthetic enzyme MqnA/MqnD family protein; protein product: MSHVPRVLRQPAKRPRVGHIQFLNCLPIYWGLARTGSLLDLELTKDTPDRLSSLLVEGSLDIGPIACMEYLKHADDLVLLPDIAVGSDGAVTSCLIVSQVPLHELDGRRVALGSTSRSSVRLARLLLEEREGVRPEYFTCPPDLPVMMQDAEAAVVIGDAALRAYLHQAEDLGLRVYDLGEMWKEWTGLPFVFAAWAVRKDYLERNPHIVREVHRAFLESRDLSMAEVDKVCEQAARWEAFDEQALRHYYTEALDFSFGERQLAGVREFARRVAADSGFDPELEIEVLRP
- a CDS encoding carboxylesterase family protein — protein: MHGGGYMTGGGTLPMYDGGRLAADGDVVVSIDYRLGALGYLVHKGVSDGNLGLYDQILALEWVHDNIAAFGGDPANITVFGRSAGASSAIALLSVPRSLRLIRRVTHRARRLWRRSPPSTGHARPGPTSSRRPAAT